A genome region from Littorina saxatilis isolate snail1 linkage group LG16, US_GU_Lsax_2.0, whole genome shotgun sequence includes the following:
- the LOC138949641 gene encoding zinc finger protein 665-like: MEEGDTAILSDIKIEIDVAEETPQYWHMTEPEPYVPDRGVKTATMTAVQSLGGEAAVNTATMTTVQSLDGKAAVNTATMPTVQSLDGKAAVNTATMTTVQSLDGKAAVNGHSDAWLKPEIQTPEIQTAVDNCSHTWLKQEIQTLETQTAVNTHSDTWLKQEIETPETHTAVNTHSDTWLNHEIQTPEKQTAVDNFSDTWLKQEIQTPQTHTAVNTHSGTWLNQEMKTPETQTAVDTHSHIWLNQEIQTPKTQTAVNTHCDTWLKRGRLITETQSMGRLELNERHEPDPVPMSDTTFPSSGHKNQQVVITTHTRQKKHACNECGARFLRSGQLKRHMSTHTREKKYECTECDASFKLSSSLKRHMLTHTGEKKHACNECSAMFLLCGNLKQHMLTHTGEKKYECTECDASFKLSSYLKQHMLTHTGEKKHLCNECGARFLRSGDLKQHMSTHTGEKKYECTECDASFKLSSYLKQHMSTHTGEKKYECTECDASFKLSSYLKRHMSTHTGEKKYECTVCDASFKLSSYLKRHMLTHTGEKKHACNECIAMFSRSGQLKRHMSTHTGERKYECTECNASFKLSSRLKRHMSTHTEEKKYECTECDASFKLSSYLKQHMLTHTGEKKHACNECGARFLRSRELKHHMSTHTGKKKYECTECDASFKLSSHLKQHMVTHTGEKNHACNECGARFLRYGHLKQHMVTHTKERKYECTECDASFKLSFNLKKHMLTHTAQKKHACNECGARFLWSGHLKQHMSTHTGEKKYECTE; this comes from the coding sequence TGCCGGACAGGGGGGTCAAAACAGCTACCATGACTGCAGTGCAGTCATTGGGCGGAGAAGCTGCAGTCAACACAGCTACCATGACTACAGTGCAGTCATTGGATGGAAAAGCTGCAGTCAACACAGCTACCATGCCTACAGTGCAGTCATTGGACGGAAAAGCTGCCGTCAACACAGCTACCATGACTACAGTGCAGTCATTGGACGGAAAAGCTGCAGTTAATGGGCACAGCGATGCCTGGCTCAAACCAGAGATTCAGACACCAGAAATACAGACTGCAGTCGATAATTGCAGTCATACTTGGCTGAAACAAGAAATACAAACActagaaacacagactgcagtcaacactcacagtgatacctggctgaaacaagagatagagacaccagaaacacatactgctgttaacactcatagtgatacctggctgaaccatgagatacagacaccagaaaaaCAGACTGCAGTCGACAATTTCAGCGATacttggctgaaacaagagatacagacaccccAAACACATACTGCAGTCAACACTCATAGTGGTACCTGGCTAAACCAAGAGATgaagacaccagaaacacagactgcagtcgacACTCATAGCCATATCTGGCTAAaccaagagatacagacaccgaaaacacagactgcagtgaaCACTCattgtgatacctggctgaaacgaGGGAGATTGATAACAGAAACTCAAAGCATGGGTAGATTAGAACTAAATGAGAGACATGAACCAGATCCAGTTCCAATGTCTGACACCACATTCCCGAGTTCAGGTCACAAGAATCAGCAGGTTGTGATTACAACACATACAAGgcagaaaaagcatgcatgcaatgagtgtggtgccaggtttttacggtctggtcagttgaagcgacacatgtcaacacatacgagagagaaaaagtatgagtgtactgagtgtgatgctagtttcaaactgtcttcttctttaaagcgacacatgttaacacatacaggggagaaaaagcatgcatgcaatgagtgtagtgccatgtttttattgtgtggtaatttgaagcaacacatgttaacacatacaggggagaaaaagtatgagtgtactgagtgtgatgctagtttcaaactgtcttcttatttgaagcaacacatgttaacacatacaggggagaaaaagcatttatgcaatgagtgtggtgccaggtttttacggtctggtgatttgaagcaacacatgtcaacacatacgggagagaaaaagtatgagtgtactgagtgtgatgctagtttcaaactgtcttcttatttgaagcaacacatgtcaacacatacgggagagaaaaagtatgagtgtactgagtgtgatgctagtttcaaactgtcttcttatttgaagcgacacatgtcaacacatacgggagagaaaaagtatgagtgtactgtgtgtgatgctagtttcaaactgtcttcttatttgaagcgacacatgttaacacatacaggggaaaaaaagcatgcatgcaatgagtgtatTGCCATGTTTTCACGGTCTGGTCagttgaagcgacacatgtcaACACATACGGGAGAGAGAAAGTATGAGTGTACTGAGTGTAATGCTAGTTTCAAACTGTCTTCTcgtttgaagcgacacatgtcaACACATACGGAAGAGAAAAAGTATGAGTGtactgagtgtgatgctagtttcaaactgtcttcttacttgaagcaacacatgttaacacatacaggggagaaaaagcatgcatgcaatgagtgtggtgccaGGTTTTTACGGTCTCGTGAATTGAAGCATCACATGTCAACCCATACGGGAAAGAAAAAGTATGAGTGtactgagtgtgatgctagtttcaaactgtcttctcatttgaagcaacacatggtaacacatacaggagagaaaaaccatgcatgcaatgagtgtggtgcTAGGTTTTTACGGTATGgtcatttgaagcaacacatggtAACACATACAAAGGAGAGAAAGTATGAGTGtactgagtgtgatgctagTTTTAAACTGTCTTTTAAtttgaagaaacacatgttaacacatacagcgcagaaaaagcatgcatgcaatgagtgtggtgcTAGGTTTTTATGGTCTGgtcatttgaagcaacacatgtcaaCACATACGGGAGAGAAAAAGTATGAGTGTACTGAGTGA